One genomic region from Streptomyces sp. NBC_01431 encodes:
- a CDS encoding methyltransferase domain-containing protein: protein MAVFRSPWLRAAFDAVDRESFAPSRFWALQPDEQGLLPVVDRSLDTDSWQRAVWDTHRSLITQIDDGRTPQEGPARGDYTSSISALDIVFEKLNHLGLEPYHRVLELGTGSGYHTALLCERVSADRVTTVEIDPALAAWGARNLKQAGYEPDVITGDGLADCTQNARYDRIINTASLRTIPTAWREQTADDGIILTPFNTLYAGGGLLKLHVQGGVASGRFVGSASYMWARSQRPALSTAHADTYTMQASPIDPDQVLDRTWAQDFCIGLYVPHLSVDIRNDADGSRQAQIRDDTSESVTIVRFADWWDQDAVTIWGRRNLWNDVVAAYTTWRTAGQPHPTRYGLTFDHHGQHLWLDEPDRAALPG, encoded by the coding sequence ATGGCCGTCTTCCGGTCGCCATGGCTGCGTGCCGCGTTCGATGCTGTTGATCGCGAGAGCTTCGCGCCCTCACGGTTCTGGGCGCTCCAACCCGATGAACAGGGCCTGCTTCCCGTCGTGGACCGGTCCCTTGACACCGACTCCTGGCAGCGAGCGGTGTGGGATACCCACCGTTCCCTGATCACGCAGATCGACGACGGCCGCACACCGCAAGAGGGGCCGGCCCGGGGCGACTACACGAGCAGCATCTCGGCTCTCGACATCGTCTTCGAGAAGCTCAATCACCTCGGCCTTGAGCCATACCACCGGGTCCTTGAGCTCGGTACCGGCTCCGGGTATCACACCGCGCTGCTGTGTGAACGGGTCAGCGCGGACCGGGTGACCACGGTCGAGATTGACCCGGCCCTGGCGGCGTGGGGGGCCAGGAACCTGAAACAAGCCGGGTACGAGCCGGACGTCATCACCGGTGACGGTCTGGCCGACTGCACCCAGAACGCACGCTACGACCGGATCATCAACACGGCGTCGCTGCGCACCATCCCGACCGCGTGGAGAGAACAGACAGCCGACGACGGCATCATCCTGACGCCCTTCAACACGCTGTATGCCGGCGGCGGGCTCCTCAAACTCCACGTCCAAGGCGGCGTCGCCTCGGGCCGGTTCGTCGGATCGGCCTCCTACATGTGGGCTCGCTCCCAACGTCCTGCGCTGTCCACCGCGCACGCGGACACCTACACCATGCAGGCCTCACCCATCGACCCGGACCAAGTACTCGACCGGACCTGGGCACAGGATTTCTGCATCGGCCTGTACGTCCCTCACCTGAGCGTCGACATCAGGAACGATGCCGACGGAAGCCGCCAGGCCCAGATCCGCGACGACACCAGCGAGTCCGTCACGATCGTCCGGTTCGCCGACTGGTGGGACCAGGACGCCGTCACGATCTGGGGCCGGAGGAACCTGTGGAACGACGTCGTGGCGGCCTACACCACATGGCGAACAGCCGGACAGCCCCACCCCACTCGTTACGGCCTGACCTTCGACCACCACGGACAGCACCTGTGGCTCGACGAACCAGACAGGGCCGCGCTGCCAGGCTGA
- a CDS encoding alpha/beta fold hydrolase yields MLLPSDETGRGRPVVLLHARPTDRTMWGAHLPLLADAGVRAIALDLPGHGDAVVPEDREVAPWTDVLDTLDHLGADRFVLAGNSLGALVALQAAVTAPERVEGLVLVGYRPHDQPASPRLQAAWDAERTALAAGDLDAAVTAGVEAWTSAGATDEIRAHAARMLRGQLTEQLAHGEPTLAADPLGEGTAALRTLTAPALVGVGEHDMPDFFEGGEGLARDLDAGETVIIPAAGHLAPLEQPAAFCTLLLDFIRRLPER; encoded by the coding sequence ATGCTGCTGCCCTCCGATGAGACGGGCCGAGGCCGCCCTGTGGTCCTGCTGCACGCCCGTCCCACCGACCGAACCATGTGGGGCGCCCACCTCCCTCTGCTCGCCGACGCGGGCGTGCGGGCCATCGCCCTGGACTTGCCCGGCCACGGCGACGCGGTCGTGCCCGAAGACCGTGAAGTCGCCCCCTGGACAGATGTACTCGACACGCTCGACCACCTCGGGGCAGACCGCTTCGTCCTGGCCGGGAACTCCCTCGGCGCCCTGGTGGCGCTCCAGGCCGCCGTCACGGCACCCGAGCGAGTCGAGGGCCTGGTGCTCGTCGGGTACCGGCCCCACGACCAGCCGGCCTCCCCACGTCTGCAAGCCGCCTGGGACGCCGAAAGGACGGCGCTCGCCGCCGGAGACCTGGACGCAGCGGTGACAGCCGGCGTCGAGGCGTGGACCTCGGCCGGCGCGACCGACGAAATACGCGCTCACGCGGCGCGTATGCTCCGCGGCCAGCTCACCGAACAACTCGCCCATGGCGAGCCGACACTGGCGGCGGACCCGCTCGGCGAAGGAACGGCAGCGCTGCGCACACTGACCGCTCCCGCCTTGGTCGGCGTCGGTGAACACGACATGCCCGACTTCTTCGAGGGTGGCGAGGGACTGGCCCGCGACCTCGACGCAGGCGAGACCGTGATCATCCCCGCCGCGGGGCACCTCGCGCCGTTGGAACAACCCGCTGCATTCTGCACCCTGCTCCTGGACTTCATCCGCCGTCTCCCGGAGCGGTAA
- a CDS encoding class I SAM-dependent methyltransferase — MPTAYEQYLVPVVFRPFAEDLTARAAALHPRRILELAAGTGVLTADLLAAAPSAEVTATDLNVAMVALGSTRAPGAVWRQADAQQLPFPDGGFDLVVCQFGVMFFPNRVEAFAEIRRVLAPGGRFLFNTWGPLGRHGFEVALQAGLERALPVDPPRFFQTVPHGYADPAVVAADLAAAGFAVEDEQELTLEGRAESTADLATGYLTGTPVRAAVEEHGDEPAVRAIVIEEMTARLGPGPVTAPMTAYVFQAAA, encoded by the coding sequence ATGCCGACGGCCTATGAGCAGTACCTCGTGCCGGTGGTCTTCCGGCCGTTCGCCGAGGATCTGACCGCACGGGCGGCGGCACTCCACCCTCGGCGAATCCTGGAACTCGCTGCGGGAACCGGCGTGTTGACAGCGGACCTGCTCGCAGCGGCACCCTCGGCCGAGGTGACGGCCACCGACCTGAACGTGGCCATGGTCGCTCTCGGGTCGACCCGGGCTCCGGGCGCGGTGTGGCGGCAGGCCGACGCGCAGCAACTGCCGTTCCCGGACGGAGGTTTCGACCTGGTGGTCTGCCAGTTCGGTGTGATGTTCTTCCCCAACCGCGTTGAGGCCTTCGCCGAGATCCGCCGGGTGCTGGCCCCGGGCGGCCGATTCCTGTTCAACACCTGGGGCCCACTCGGGAGGCACGGCTTCGAAGTCGCGCTGCAGGCCGGTCTGGAGCGGGCCCTTCCGGTCGACCCGCCACGCTTCTTCCAGACGGTTCCGCACGGCTATGCCGACCCCGCTGTCGTGGCCGCTGATCTAGCGGCTGCCGGGTTCGCCGTCGAGGACGAGCAGGAGCTGACGCTTGAGGGCCGGGCCGAGTCGACCGCCGACCTTGCTACCGGGTACCTCACGGGGACACCGGTGCGCGCGGCCGTTGAGGAGCATGGCGACGAACCGGCTGTCCGGGCCATCGTCATCGAAGAGATGACGGCACGGCTGGGCCCGGGTCCGGTCACCGCCCCGATGACGGCGTACGTCTTCCAGGCCGCGGCCTGA
- a CDS encoding aldo/keto reductase has translation MTASLADAVGTFEIAGKKVARLGFGAMRLTGLGVWGEPDDRQECVRVLRRAVELGVQLIDTADSYGPYVSEEIIREAIHPYRDDVLIATKAGLTRNGPDVIRTNEGLVRLGPAAWPPVGRPEYLRQQALMSLRRLGVDHIDLFQLHRVDPKVPLEDQVGELKRLQDEGKIVAVGLSQVTVGQIEQARAIVEIATVQNRYNLTDRSSADVLEYCTRHGIGFIPWAPVAAGELARPGGPVDRIATSHHARPSQVALAWLLARSGVVLPIPGTSKVAHLEENLAAATLRLSDAETDELTAAT, from the coding sequence ATGACCGCGTCACTGGCCGACGCCGTCGGCACCTTCGAGATAGCCGGAAAGAAAGTCGCCCGTCTCGGCTTCGGCGCCATGCGCCTGACCGGACTCGGGGTGTGGGGTGAACCCGACGACCGTCAGGAGTGCGTCCGCGTGCTGCGCCGCGCCGTCGAACTCGGCGTGCAGCTGATCGACACAGCGGACTCCTACGGCCCGTATGTGAGCGAGGAGATCATCCGGGAGGCGATCCATCCCTACCGCGACGACGTGCTGATCGCGACCAAGGCCGGGCTGACCCGCAACGGGCCTGATGTGATCAGGACCAACGAGGGACTGGTGCGCCTGGGTCCGGCGGCGTGGCCGCCGGTCGGGCGCCCGGAGTACCTGCGGCAGCAGGCCCTGATGAGTCTGCGCCGGCTCGGCGTGGATCACATCGACCTGTTCCAGTTGCACCGCGTCGACCCGAAGGTCCCGTTGGAGGACCAGGTCGGCGAGTTGAAGAGGCTCCAGGACGAGGGCAAGATCGTCGCGGTCGGACTGTCCCAGGTCACCGTCGGCCAGATCGAGCAGGCTCGCGCGATCGTGGAGATCGCCACCGTCCAGAACCGCTACAACCTCACCGACCGCAGCTCCGCCGACGTCCTGGAGTACTGCACCCGCCACGGCATCGGCTTCATCCCCTGGGCGCCGGTGGCCGCCGGTGAGCTGGCCCGCCCCGGTGGCCCGGTCGACCGGATCGCAACATCTCACCACGCCCGCCCGTCGCAGGTGGCGCTGGCCTGGCTGCTGGCCCGCTCCGGGGTCGTGCTGCCCATCCCCGGTACCTCCAAGGTTGCGCACCTGGAGGAGAACCTGGCGGCGGCGACCCTGCGGCTGAGCGACGCGGAAACCGACGAACTGACCGCCGCGACGTGA
- a CDS encoding DJ-1/PfpI family protein: MTKTLAFVLYPGITPLDLVGPLQVLSALAQIDPSFEVVVVGQDLAPLHTDTPLTLTPSHTFDQVTEPFALIVPGGTEPTLAALANEPLLDWIRQAARTAEVVGSVCTGSLILGAAGLLDGRQATTHWGFRDLLAKFGATPVAERWVEAGPVITAAGVSAGIDMALHLVERLAGEQTARTVQLLIEYDPQPPLGGIDWHSADLDFFRPHAQAMVESALAEHPALLTRLTS; encoded by the coding sequence ATGACCAAGACGCTCGCCTTCGTGCTCTATCCCGGCATCACCCCGCTCGACCTGGTGGGGCCGCTCCAGGTGCTGTCGGCGCTGGCCCAGATCGACCCGTCGTTCGAGGTGGTCGTCGTCGGACAGGACCTCGCGCCCTTGCACACCGACACCCCGCTGACGCTGACGCCGAGTCACACCTTCGACCAGGTCACCGAGCCCTTCGCGCTGATCGTGCCAGGAGGGACCGAGCCGACCCTCGCCGCTCTGGCCAACGAGCCCTTGCTGGATTGGATCCGCCAGGCCGCGCGAACGGCTGAGGTAGTCGGCTCGGTGTGCACCGGCTCGCTGATCCTGGGTGCCGCCGGCCTGCTCGACGGTCGTCAGGCCACCACTCACTGGGGATTCCGCGACCTGCTGGCCAAGTTCGGCGCGACGCCCGTCGCCGAACGCTGGGTCGAGGCCGGTCCCGTGATCACCGCCGCGGGAGTGTCGGCCGGTATTGATATGGCCCTCCACCTGGTTGAGCGCCTCGCGGGTGAGCAGACCGCCCGCACTGTCCAGCTCCTCATCGAGTACGACCCGCAGCCACCTCTGGGCGGCATCGACTGGCACTCCGCCGACCTCGACTTCTTCAGGCCCCATGCCCAGGCCATGGTGGAATCGGCCCTGGCAGAGCATCCCGCGCTCCTGACCCGCCTGACATCCTGA
- a CDS encoding helix-turn-helix transcriptional regulator, translated as MESENELGDYLRARRAAVAPADVGLPDDGPRRVPGLRRDEVALLAGMSTDYYIRLEQGRERHPSEQVLRAIAGTLRLDDAATAHLFRLGLSVVGTVAAARTVAPELLRLMDGMRDAPAFVVGAAQDVLAANAMARELYRGFARYDNLLRMIFLDPFAREFYADWDHAARIAVGNLRASSSQFPQDERIERVVGELSVRSPAFTGLWARYEVRPRTHEDKHFRHPRVGEIRLHFEALAVTSAPGQHLSVYSAEPGSASADALVLLGRLSEQEATLTDRTDLAEEGEFRS; from the coding sequence ATGGAAAGTGAGAACGAACTCGGCGACTACCTGCGTGCCCGTCGCGCGGCGGTCGCACCGGCGGATGTCGGCCTGCCCGACGACGGGCCCCGGCGGGTGCCGGGGCTGCGGCGTGATGAGGTGGCATTACTGGCCGGGATGAGCACGGACTACTACATCCGGCTGGAGCAGGGCCGCGAGCGGCACCCGTCGGAGCAGGTGCTGCGGGCGATCGCCGGGACACTACGACTGGACGACGCGGCGACCGCCCATCTCTTCCGGTTGGGCCTGTCCGTCGTCGGGACGGTGGCTGCCGCGAGGACCGTCGCTCCTGAGTTGCTGCGGCTGATGGACGGCATGCGTGATGCGCCGGCCTTCGTGGTCGGGGCGGCGCAGGACGTGCTGGCGGCCAACGCGATGGCGCGGGAGCTGTACCGCGGTTTCGCCCGGTACGACAACCTGCTGCGGATGATCTTCCTCGATCCCTTCGCGCGTGAGTTCTACGCCGACTGGGACCACGCGGCGAGGATCGCGGTGGGCAACCTGCGGGCGTCCTCCTCGCAGTTCCCGCAGGACGAGCGGATCGAACGGGTCGTCGGCGAGCTGAGCGTGCGCAGCCCCGCCTTCACGGGCCTGTGGGCGCGCTACGAGGTCCGTCCTCGTACGCACGAGGACAAGCACTTCCGGCACCCGCGGGTGGGGGAGATACGTCTGCACTTCGAGGCGCTCGCCGTCACCAGCGCCCCCGGACAGCACCTGTCGGTCTACAGCGCGGAACCCGGCAGCGCCAGCGCCGACGCCCTGGTCCTGCTTGGCCGACTGTCCGAGCAGGAAGCGACCCTGACGGACCGGACCGATCTCGCAGAAGAAGGAGAATTCCGATCATGA
- a CDS encoding transposase, protein MTSTDTVWRGKSDLPPSATAIGSPYDTDARYGIKRGMGWRGFKGHFTEVCEPDRPHVIVHVATTAATLSDVETVTARHADLAAADLLPDRELVDAAYVSVDHILDAAAVHGVDLFGPVPAGHQWQTRDPDAYDLTHFTVDFGQRHVTCPTGATSRNWRESISADGLPTIQVTFRLPDCTPCPQRARCTRSTVNARSLTFRPRPQFEAQQRLRAEQSTDAWRKQYALRSGIEGTMSQASRRCDIHHARSRGLPKPTCNTYSPRWPSTSSASTHGSPEPHSAAAGPHASTPSASHSHHREKTSRVTPGVTSLCTTTPARRLTHSTRW, encoded by the coding sequence GTGACCAGCACAGACACCGTTTGGCGCGGCAAGAGCGACCTTCCGCCCAGCGCGACCGCGATCGGCAGTCCGTATGACACCGACGCCCGCTACGGCATCAAGCGGGGCATGGGCTGGCGAGGATTCAAGGGACACTTCACCGAGGTCTGCGAGCCGGACCGGCCCCATGTCATCGTCCATGTCGCCACGACCGCAGCCACCTTGAGCGATGTGGAGACCGTCACCGCTCGCCATGCGGACCTGGCCGCCGCCGACCTGCTGCCCGATCGGGAGCTGGTGGACGCCGCCTACGTCAGTGTCGACCACATCCTCGATGCCGCTGCCGTCCACGGCGTCGACTTGTTCGGTCCCGTCCCAGCCGGCCACCAGTGGCAGACCCGTGACCCGGACGCCTACGACCTGACACACTTCACCGTCGACTTCGGACAGCGTCATGTCACCTGTCCCACCGGCGCGACCAGCCGCAACTGGCGCGAGTCCATCAGTGCCGACGGACTGCCGACCATCCAGGTCACTTTCCGTCTCCCGGACTGCACCCCCTGCCCGCAGCGCGCCCGCTGCACACGCTCGACGGTCAATGCCCGGTCCCTGACCTTCCGACCCCGCCCGCAGTTCGAGGCCCAACAGCGCCTGCGTGCCGAGCAGTCCACTGACGCCTGGCGAAAGCAATATGCCCTGCGCTCGGGAATCGAGGGCACCATGTCCCAGGCATCCCGCCGATGCGACATCCACCACGCCCGCTCAAGGGGACTGCCAAAACCCACCTGCAACACGTACTCACCGCGATGGCCCTCAACCTCGTCCGCATCGACGCATGGCTCTCCGGAACCCCACTCGGCGGCAGCTGGACCTCACGCTTCGACACCCTCCGCCTCTCACTCTCATCACCGTGAAAAGACCAGCAGAGTCACTCCGGGGGTCACCTCACTATGCACCACTACCCCTGCCCGGCGTCTCACGCACTCGACCAGGTGGTGA
- a CDS encoding GNAT family N-acetyltransferase, giving the protein MDPVTLETDRLVLRAFTAADVDAVYEACQDEDIQFYTPVPVPYRRADAEKLVGEKLPAQWAEDRDCTLGAFRKDTGALVGSYCLTLLSRGVWELGYWAVNEQRGQGFSVEAARALCDWGWATLDVHRIEWWAMAGNTGSRAVAEKLGFTVEGTLRNRGIANDGKPHDWWVGGLLRP; this is encoded by the coding sequence ATGGATCCGGTGACTCTTGAGACCGACCGTTTGGTGCTGCGGGCCTTCACAGCTGCTGACGTGGATGCGGTGTACGAAGCCTGCCAGGACGAGGACATCCAGTTCTACACCCCGGTGCCGGTGCCGTACCGGCGTGCGGACGCGGAGAAGCTCGTCGGCGAGAAGCTGCCCGCGCAGTGGGCCGAGGACAGGGACTGCACCCTCGGCGCGTTCCGCAAGGACACCGGTGCCCTGGTCGGCTCGTACTGCCTGACCCTCCTCAGCCGCGGCGTCTGGGAACTCGGTTACTGGGCGGTCAACGAGCAGCGCGGCCAGGGCTTTTCGGTGGAGGCCGCTCGGGCCCTGTGCGACTGGGGCTGGGCCACGCTCGACGTGCACCGCATCGAGTGGTGGGCCATGGCCGGGAACACCGGCTCACGTGCGGTCGCCGAGAAACTCGGCTTCACGGTAGAAGGGACACTGCGCAATCGCGGCATTGCCAACGATGGCAAGCCGCACGACTGGTGGGTGGGCGGACTGCTGAGGCCCTGA
- a CDS encoding pyridoxamine 5'-phosphate oxidase family protein: MSAERPRLAGGPCRSVELSATEALRLLGSVSLGRIVFTRHALPTVRPVNHVLDDGEIVIRTHEGAALSAHARQGGAEGVVVAYEADSIDPDTHFGWSVVVTGYARLITDPGEVARYRTMLSPWGTETMNHTVRIHPDLVTGLRLAPHGIDLPEVAE, from the coding sequence ATGAGCGCCGAGCGCCCCCGGCTCGCGGGCGGACCCTGCCGGAGCGTCGAATTGAGCGCGACCGAGGCCCTGCGGCTGCTCGGCAGCGTGTCCCTGGGAAGAATCGTCTTCACCCGGCACGCCCTGCCAACCGTTCGCCCGGTCAACCACGTGCTGGACGACGGGGAGATCGTCATCCGTACCCATGAGGGAGCGGCCCTGAGCGCCCACGCCCGACAGGGCGGCGCGGAAGGAGTTGTCGTGGCCTATGAGGCGGACTCCATCGACCCCGACACACACTTCGGTTGGAGTGTCGTCGTCACGGGGTATGCCCGGTTGATCACAGATCCAGGTGAAGTCGCACGATATCGGACGATGCTCAGTCCGTGGGGGACGGAGACTATGAACCACACGGTCCGGATCCACCCCGATCTCGTTACCGGTCTCCGGCTCGCACCCCACGGCATCGACCTGCCCGAGGTCGCCGAGTGA
- a CDS encoding GlxA family transcriptional regulator — MEERVVVLVGYDEAELLDISCVTTSLTTANRLGASPAYAVSVATPGGHAITCDSGLTLQGQRSLERLRGPLDTLIVSGGFGHEAAADNPLIVGHVRRLARESRRVASVCTGATILAAAGLLNGRRATTHWRYAEQLALAYPEITVDPAPIYIRDGRVSTAAGVTSALDLTLAFIEEDHGARLARAVARGLVTYLQRPGNQAQMSMFTAAPAPTNSLVKRAVDHITSHLADDLSAPVLAADVGVSERHLTRLFIDHVGRAPGRFVRDARTEAAAHLLTSTSLPVASVAAQCGFGTAETLRQAFVSRYGTPPSHYRATHSTSAT; from the coding sequence ATGGAGGAACGAGTGGTGGTCCTCGTCGGATACGACGAGGCCGAGTTGCTGGACATCTCCTGCGTGACGACAAGCTTGACCACCGCCAACCGGCTCGGAGCCAGCCCCGCCTACGCCGTGAGCGTGGCCACCCCGGGTGGCCACGCGATCACCTGCGACTCGGGGCTGACGCTGCAAGGCCAGCGGTCCCTGGAGCGGCTGCGGGGGCCGCTGGACACGCTGATCGTTTCGGGAGGGTTCGGCCATGAGGCCGCAGCGGACAATCCTCTGATCGTCGGCCATGTCCGCCGCCTGGCCCGGGAGAGCCGCAGAGTGGCCTCGGTCTGCACAGGGGCAACCATCCTGGCCGCCGCTGGCCTGCTCAATGGAAGACGCGCCACAACTCACTGGCGGTATGCCGAGCAACTGGCCTTGGCCTACCCGGAGATCACCGTGGATCCCGCGCCGATCTACATTCGCGACGGAAGAGTGTCCACAGCGGCGGGCGTCACCAGCGCCCTGGACCTGACCCTGGCCTTCATCGAGGAGGACCACGGCGCGCGGTTGGCGCGCGCCGTGGCCCGGGGCCTGGTCACCTATCTGCAACGGCCCGGCAACCAGGCACAGATGAGCATGTTCACAGCCGCCCCAGCACCCACGAACAGCCTGGTCAAGCGAGCCGTCGACCACATCACCAGCCACCTGGCCGACGACTTGAGCGCACCCGTGCTGGCAGCCGACGTGGGGGTGAGCGAACGCCACCTGACCCGCCTGTTCATCGACCATGTTGGAAGAGCGCCAGGCCGATTCGTCCGCGACGCGCGCACCGAAGCTGCCGCTCACCTGCTGACTTCCACCTCCCTACCCGTGGCAAGCGTGGCGGCACAATGCGGCTTCGGAACCGCCGAAACGCTCCGCCAGGCATTCGTCAGCCGTTACGGGACACCTCCATCGCACTACCGGGCAACACACAGCACATCGGCTACCTGA